Proteins encoded within one genomic window of Ranitomeya variabilis isolate aRanVar5 chromosome 4, aRanVar5.hap1, whole genome shotgun sequence:
- the RPL28 gene encoding large ribosomal subunit protein eL28: MSAHLQWMVIRNCSSFLIKRNKQVYSTEPNNLKSKNSFRYNGLIHRKTVGIEPASDGKGIVVVLKKRAGQRKPATSYEKITINKNSRATLNSVRHLIGKNKYRKDLRMAALRRASAILKSQKPVVVKKKRTRAAKNA; this comes from the exons ATGTCGGCTCACTTGCAGTGGATGGTTATAAGGAACTGCTCCAGTTTCCTAATTAAGAGAAACAAGCAAGTGTACAGCACT GAGCCCAACAATCTGAAGTCCAAAAATTCTTTTCGTTACAATGGACTTATCCACAGAAAAACAGTCGGTATTGAGCCTGCTTCTGATGGAAAGGGTATTGTTGTCGTCTTGAAGAAGCGTGCAG ggCAACGTAAACCTGCTACATCATATGAAAAAATCACCATCAATAAGAACTCACGTGCCACACTTAATAGTGTGCGCCACCTTATCGGCAAGAATAAGTACAGGAAAGACCTCCGTATG GCTGCACTTCGTCGTGCTAGCGCCATCTTGAAGAGTCAGAAGCCAGTTGTGGTGAAGAAGAAACGTACCCGGGCTGCCAAGAATGCATAA